In Chitinivorax sp. B, the genomic stretch GATCGGGCTATTGGAATAGGTGACCTGTCCGTTTTCGTCGACATATTTGTAGATTTCGGCATGAGCTATGCCGGAAATGGCGCTTATTGCCAGCAAAGCAATCATGCACTGATAAAGCTTCATGTGAACGGGTACTCGGAGAGGGTAAAAAGGAGACAGTTTGAGTTTACGTACATTCCCGCCCTCAGGACAAGCCATCGTCAGGAAACGGGGTTGAATTCTAAATTTGATATTGATGTAATGCAAACGGAATATCTGGTTATGGGGCGTAAAAAAGGAGCGGTGGACCGCTCCTTTCTTGTACGGCTGCAGTCCAAATTAGGACGAGTAGTACATTGCGAATTCGACCGGGTGAGTGGTCATGCGGAACTTCTGAACTTCTTCCATCTTCAGTTCGATGTAGGAATCGATCCAGTCGTCGCTGAACACGCCGCCACGGGTCAGGAACTCACGGTCCTTGTCCAGGGCTTCCAGCGCCATTTCCAGGCTGTGGCAAACCTTCGGCACCAGTGCGTCTTCTTCGGGTGGCAAGTCGTACAGGTTCTTGTCCATGGCATCGCCAGGGTGGATCTTGTTCTGAACACCGTCCAGGCCCGCCATCATCAGTGCAGAGAAGCACAGGTACGGGTTAGCCAAAGGATCTGGGAAACGCGCTTCAATACGGCGAGCCTTGTCGGACGCAACATACGGAATACGGATGGAAGCTGAACGGTTCTTTGCAGAGTAAGCCAGCATTACCGGTGCTTCGTAACCTGGAACCAGACGTTTGTACGAGTTGGTGCCAGGGTTGGTGATGGCGTTCAGTGCCTTGGCGTGCTTGATGATACCGCCAATGTAGAACAGCGCGAATTCGGACAGGCCGGCGTAGCCATTGCCTGCGAACAGGTTCTTGCCGTCTTTCCAGATTGACTGGTGAACGTGCATACCGGAACCGTTGTCACCAACGATTGGTTTTGGCATGAAGGTTGCTGTCTTGCCATAAGCGTGGGCAACGTTGTGTACCACGTACTTCAGGATCTGAGTCCAGTCAGCACGTTGTACCAGTGTGGAAAACTTAGTGCCGATTTCGTTCTGGCCGGCGGTTGCCACTTCGTGGTGGTGTACTTCAACCGGTACGCCCATTTCTTCCAGCGCATTGCACATTGCAGCGCGGATGTCATGGTGTGAATCAACCGGTGGAACTGGGAAGTAACCACCCTTGACGCCAGGACGGTGGCCAGTGTTGCCACCTTCGAAATCTTCTGCGGACGACCAAGCAGCTTCTTCGGATTTGATCTTGACGTGGCAACCGCTCATGTCGGTACCCCAGGTCACGCCGTCGAAAATGAAGAATTCAGGTTCCGGGCCAAAGTAGGCGGTGTCGCCTAGGCCGGATGCCTTAAGATAAGCTTCAGCGCGCTTGGCGATGGAGCGTGGGCAACGGTCATAACCCTTGCCATCAACCGGATCGATAACGTCACAGCTCAGGATCAGAGTGGGTTCGTCAAAGAACGGATCGATATTGGCCGTTGCAGGATCGGGCATCAGCAACATGTCGGAAGCCTGAATGCCTTTCCAACCTGAAATCGAAGAACCATCGAAGGCGTGGCCGCGTTCGAACCATTCTTCGCTTACCACGTGGGCCGGCACGGAAACGTGCTGTTCTTTGCCACGGGTGTCGGTAAAGCGCAGGTCGACGAATTTAACTTCGTTGTCCTGAATCAATTTCAATACGTCGGCGACCGCCATGTTGTTCTCCTGACGAGTAGGTGGTGTACAGTTGTCTCAAAGCGCAATTTCGACGCCAGCCCCCAGGGCAAGTTCCCATCCGTATTGAGAAGGAGGGCGTCAGCGCGACACGGCTAGGTAAAGCATGAACTGTGCCATGCCCCAAAATCGGCCAAGTTATTGTGCCACAACGGAGCATGGTGCCGCCATTGAATATGCAGGCACATATTTGGTGCGTTTAAAATGAAATCGCACTATTGTGGTGCGGTGCTTGGATTGGCGTGGATGAGTACGTTTTGCAATAATTCGGTCTTACACACAGGAGGCACCATGAGCAAGACCAACAATATTCTGCTGGCGGCCAAAGCCCGCGCTGAACAGATGGGCCTGCCGTATTCCGGCGCATTGACACCGGATGAGGCCCACGAACTGATGCAGACCTTGCCTGGCGCCCGCCTGGTGGATGTGCGTTCCCATGCGGAATGGAATTTTGTCGGTACGATACCGGGTTCAATCAATATTGAATTGAAGCGTTTTCCAGGCATGATTGACAATCCGGATTTCCTACCGCAGCTTAAGCAGCAAGTGGATCAGGAGGCCGTGGTCATGTTTCTGTGTCGGACTGGTGGGCGTTCGGATCACGCAGCCCGTTTGGCCGCTGCCAATGGTTTCAGTGATTGTTTCAATGTGCTGGAAGGCTTTGAGGGCGACAAGGACGAGGGCCAACACCGTGGCACGGTAAGTGGTTGGAAGGCTCGTAAGTTGCCTTGGGTGCAGAGCTGACCCTATGTGGCGATTATTGATGATTGTCGCCGTGCTGGCGGGTGGTGCTTACTGGTTCAATGTGGGGAATGTTCGTCAGCAACTGGATCCCAAGCTGAAACCATTTAAGGGGCACGGTGAATCCGCTGCGACGCAGGCTGACGAGGTGGTACGTTGGCGCGACAACAACGGCACCTGGGTATATGGTGACGTGGCGCAGGCACCCAAAGGGGTCAAGGTGGAAAAAGTGGCCCTCAAGCCGTTGATGGTCGTGCCAAGCCAAGCCCCGGCAGTTGATTCGGGTAAAGCGGATTCCCCGCCACCGGCTCAGCCACCCAAGTCTGCATTGGAGCGAATGCAGCAAGCTGTTTCCAGTCAATAGCTATCTTTCATCACGCCCCGCCAAGGGGCGTTTCAAATTGTCTGCAATCTGGCATCATCACCCACCCGCTACCCCAATAAATTGCCTGAGCCATGTCTGACCGCTATGTTGTTATCGGCAACCCCGTTGCCCACAGCAAATCCCCGTTGATTCATGCCTGCTTTGCCAAGCAGTGTCATCAGCAATTGGTATATGACCGGTTGCAACCAGCACAGGATGGCTTCAGTCCGGCAGTATTCGAGTTGATTGCTGGTGGAGCCAAAGGAGCCAACGTCACGGTACCTTTCAAACAGGATGCGTGGCGGCTGGCGACCAGCCTGAGTGAGCGCGCCACAGTGGCGGAAGCGGTCAATACATTGAGTTTCAAACAGGGTGAAATTGTCGGGGACAATACTGATGGCGTGGGCCTGACAAGGGACATTGTGGATAACCTAGGCATCAACCTGGTAGGTAAACGGGTGCTGTTGTTGGGGGCGGGTGGAGCCGTGCGTGGCGTATTGTTGCCGTTGCTGGCTTTAGCGCCGGCTCAACTGGTAATTGCCAATCGTACGATTGACAAGGCTACGGTGCTGGCGAGGCAGTTTAGTGCTTATGGTGATGTGGTCGGTGGGAGCTATGTGGATCTGGCGGGACAGTCTTTTGATGTGGTCATCAATGGGACTTCGGCGAGCTTGAGTGATGCGTTGCCGCCGGTGCCAGCGGGCGTATTCGCATCGGGTAGCCTGGCTTATGACATGATGTATGGCAAGGCGCTGACACCGTTTTTGTACTTTGCACAAAGTCAAGGGGTCGCCACGCTGGCCGATGGGCTGGGCATGCTGGTGGAGCAGGCTGCTGAAGCGTTCATGATCTGGCGCGGGGTTCGTCCACAAACGGCACCAGTGCTGCAGATGCTACGGGAACAAATGGTATGAGGCTGATTGGCCGCATACTGCTATTCTTGCTGATTGTGGTTTTGGCTTATCAGCTATGGTTGTTTGGTCATGTATGGTGGTGGGTGGAACACAATCCAACGGCATCGGCTTTTATGGAAGAACAACGTGCCAAGTTGCAGGAAGAAGACCCGGACGCAGATTTGCGTTACCAGTGGGTAGATTATGAGCGGATATCACCCAACCTGAAGCGTGCGCTGGTTGCCAGTGAGGATGCCAAATTCCTGGATCATGAAGGTTTTGACTGGGAGGGCATTCAGACTGCTTGGGAAAAGAACCTTAAAAAAGGCCGGATCGTGGCAGGGGGCTCGACCATCAGCCAGCAGCTGGCCAAGAATCTATTTCTGTCTTCCAAGAAAACCCCATGGCGTAAAGCGGAAGAAGCTGTGATCACGTTGA encodes the following:
- the glnA gene encoding glutamate--ammonia ligase, translating into MAVADVLKLIQDNEVKFVDLRFTDTRGKEQHVSVPAHVVSEEWFERGHAFDGSSISGWKGIQASDMLLMPDPATANIDPFFDEPTLILSCDVIDPVDGKGYDRCPRSIAKRAEAYLKASGLGDTAYFGPEPEFFIFDGVTWGTDMSGCHVKIKSEEAAWSSAEDFEGGNTGHRPGVKGGYFPVPPVDSHHDIRAAMCNALEEMGVPVEVHHHEVATAGQNEIGTKFSTLVQRADWTQILKYVVHNVAHAYGKTATFMPKPIVGDNGSGMHVHQSIWKDGKNLFAGNGYAGLSEFALFYIGGIIKHAKALNAITNPGTNSYKRLVPGYEAPVMLAYSAKNRSASIRIPYVASDKARRIEARFPDPLANPYLCFSALMMAGLDGVQNKIHPGDAMDKNLYDLPPEEDALVPKVCHSLEMALEALDKDREFLTRGGVFSDDWIDSYIELKMEEVQKFRMTTHPVEFAMYYSS
- the mtgA gene encoding monofunctional biosynthetic peptidoglycan transglycosylase; amino-acid sequence: MRLIGRILLFLLIVVLAYQLWLFGHVWWWVEHNPTASAFMEEQRAKLQEEDPDADLRYQWVDYERISPNLKRALVASEDAKFLDHEGFDWEGIQTAWEKNLKKGRIVAGGSTISQQLAKNLFLSSKKTPWRKAEEAVITLMLEQMMTKRRIFEIYLNVIEWGNGVFGAEAAAQHYFKTNASKLGAGQAAKLAAMVPNPRYYDKNRSDRKLLRKAAIIQRRMWAADYPA
- a CDS encoding rhodanese-like domain-containing protein, which produces MSKTNNILLAAKARAEQMGLPYSGALTPDEAHELMQTLPGARLVDVRSHAEWNFVGTIPGSINIELKRFPGMIDNPDFLPQLKQQVDQEAVVMFLCRTGGRSDHAARLAAANGFSDCFNVLEGFEGDKDEGQHRGTVSGWKARKLPWVQS
- a CDS encoding DUF4124 domain-containing protein, with the translated sequence MWRLLMIVAVLAGGAYWFNVGNVRQQLDPKLKPFKGHGESAATQADEVVRWRDNNGTWVYGDVAQAPKGVKVEKVALKPLMVVPSQAPAVDSGKADSPPPAQPPKSALERMQQAVSSQ
- the aroE gene encoding shikimate dehydrogenase, whose protein sequence is MSDRYVVIGNPVAHSKSPLIHACFAKQCHQQLVYDRLQPAQDGFSPAVFELIAGGAKGANVTVPFKQDAWRLATSLSERATVAEAVNTLSFKQGEIVGDNTDGVGLTRDIVDNLGINLVGKRVLLLGAGGAVRGVLLPLLALAPAQLVIANRTIDKATVLARQFSAYGDVVGGSYVDLAGQSFDVVINGTSASLSDALPPVPAGVFASGSLAYDMMYGKALTPFLYFAQSQGVATLADGLGMLVEQAAEAFMIWRGVRPQTAPVLQMLREQMV